ACAAAACCACCGATAATGGTGGCGATGGGTATGGCGATCACCGTGGAAAAAAAACCGTTGATGGCGGCCCCGATACCGGCAATATGGCCTATGGGTTCCATGGCGATGGAACGAAAGTTTCCCCACATAAATCCGAGACAGAAAAACTGCAACGATAGAAAAGTGACCAAAACAACTACGTTGGGATTGGTCGAGTTCCAGAACAAAAGCACGTAGAACAGCGCTACGGAGCAAAAAGTGGCCAATGCCATGAACGACAACCGTCGCATGCCGAAACGAAGCACCAGTGTACCATTAAAAAATGTTGACAAACCTATGGAAATCGCCAAACCGGCAAAGATGTACGGAAAAGCTTCCTTCAATCCGTATTGATCCTCAAAAATGTATTGTGAGGCACTGAGATATACCAAGAAAGAGCCCGTTACCAAACCTGAAATAATGGTAAAGGCAACGGTTTCCTTATATCGCAACAATTCCTTGAAACCGTCGATAAAAAGATGGTTGGAAAAGGGAATCTTGTATTGGGGCCGTAAGGTCTCTGGTTGGCGTTTCCAAAACCAAATGCCTACCACTATGGTCAAAATCAACTGTAGATAGAAAATGGCCTGCCAATGGGCAACATCCAATATCAACTGCCCCACCATTGGGGCCACCACCGGCACCAAAATGAAAAAGGCCGTTACGAACGACATGACCCGTGCCATCAAATCGCCCTTGTACATATCGCGGATGATGGAAATGGAAATGGTTCTGGCCGATGACAGTCCGATACCCTGCAATATGCGCCCAGCGACCATCCATTCAAGGTTTGGGGCCGCCAGACAAATGATACTTGCCACCACAAACACCATAATGCC
This portion of the Flagellimonas lutaonensis genome encodes:
- a CDS encoding multidrug effflux MFS transporter, encoding MQNETPKPSFEFMALMAALMSIVALSIDTLLPAIPDIGASINSFDPTDNQLLITMIFLGLGVGQLFFGPLSDSYGRKPIVYLGIMVFVVASIICLAAPNLEWMVAGRILQGIGLSSARTISISIIRDMYKGDLMARVMSFVTAFFILVPVVAPMVGQLILDVAHWQAIFYLQLILTIVVGIWFWKRQPETLRPQYKIPFSNHLFIDGFKELLRYKETVAFTIISGLVTGSFLVYLSASQYIFEDQYGLKEAFPYIFAGLAISIGLSTFFNGTLVLRFGMRRLSFMALATFCSVALFYVLLFWNSTNPNVVVLVTFLSLQFFCLGFMWGNFRSIAMEPIGHIAGIGAAINGFFSTVIAIPIATIIGGFVDDRVLPLFVGLAICGLLSLVVFLLVSKPWKALETF